In the genome of Mycobacterium kansasii ATCC 12478, one region contains:
- the sufC gene encoding Fe-S cluster assembly ATPase SufC, with the protein MTTLEIKDLHVSVENPNAADGEREIPILNGVDLTVNSGETHALMGPNGSGKSTLSYAIAGHPKYQVTSGSITLDGADVLAMSVDERARAGLFLAMQYPVEVPGVSMSNFLRSAATAIRGEPPKLRHWVKEVKAAMAALDIDPSFAERNVNEGFSGGEKKRHEILQLELLKPKIAILDETDSGLDVDALRVVSEGVNRYAETEHGGVLLITHYTRILRYIHPQHVHVFVGGRIVESGGPELADELEENGYVRFTQAAATGA; encoded by the coding sequence ATGACGACCCTGGAAATCAAAGACCTGCACGTCAGCGTCGAAAATCCCAACGCCGCCGACGGGGAGCGAGAAATTCCCATTCTCAACGGTGTCGACCTGACCGTGAATTCCGGTGAGACGCATGCCCTGATGGGTCCCAACGGCTCGGGTAAGTCCACGCTGTCCTACGCCATCGCCGGCCACCCCAAGTATCAGGTGACGTCGGGATCCATCACGCTGGACGGCGCCGACGTGCTGGCCATGAGCGTCGACGAGCGGGCCCGCGCCGGCCTGTTCCTGGCCATGCAATATCCGGTCGAGGTGCCCGGTGTCTCGATGTCGAACTTCCTGCGCTCGGCGGCAACCGCCATCCGCGGCGAGCCGCCGAAGCTGCGGCACTGGGTCAAAGAGGTCAAGGCGGCGATGGCCGCACTCGACATCGACCCGTCGTTCGCCGAACGCAACGTCAACGAAGGTTTCTCCGGTGGCGAGAAGAAGCGCCACGAGATCCTGCAGCTCGAGCTGCTCAAGCCCAAAATCGCCATCCTCGACGAGACCGACTCCGGCTTGGATGTCGACGCCTTGCGGGTGGTCAGCGAGGGCGTGAACCGCTATGCCGAAACCGAGCACGGCGGCGTCCTGCTGATCACCCACTACACCCGCATCCTGCGCTACATCCATCCGCAACACGTGCACGTGTTCGTCGGGGGCCGCATCGTCGAATCCGGCGGCCCCGAACTGGCCGACGAACTCGAAGAAAACGGCTACGTGCGCTTCACCCAAGCGGCGGCCACCGGGGCCTGA